ATCTTGCCCTGGTCCATTATGGCTATCCTATCGCAGAGCTGCTCCGCCTCGGCCATGTAGTGGGTAGTTAGGAGGACGGTTTTTCCTTTCTCATCCACAAGCTTCCTTATAAATTCCCGGACAAATATGGAGCTCTGCACATCCAAGCCTAAGGTGGGTTCATCCAAAAACAAAACATCCGGGTCGTTTATCAAGGCCTTTGCTATGGCCAGCCTCTGCTTCATTCCCCTCGAATAGTTCATAACGAGGTCATCTTTTCTCTCCCATAGACCAACCAGCCTGAGAAGTTCCTCAATTCTCTCTTTTTCCTCTCGCTTGGGAACATAATAAATCCTCGCAAAATATTTCAGGTTTTCATACGCACTTAAACGCCAGTAAAGGGTTCTCTCCCCCTCTGCCACGAGGTTTATTCTCTTTCTAATTTCCCTTGCGTCTTTCCTTATATCATACCCCAAGATTTTCACTTCTCCTTCAGTAGGCTCAAGCAAAGTTGTGAGCATTTTTATTGTGGTGGTCTTTCCAGCCCCGTTGGGTCCGAGAAGGCCAAAAAGTTCGCCCTTTTTAACCTTAAAGCTGATGCCCTTAACCGCCTCGACCCATTCCACCTTTCTTAACGGGAGAGGAATCTTTTTAGGGTACCTCTTCTTCAAATCAAAGACCTCAACTGCATCCATACTTTTCCCCTAAGATACTCATGCTGATCAGAATACATAAAGATAGTGGTCTTTAACATGCAAAGGCTTAAAAATGGTAACAAAGATAAACTATTAAAAAAGACCACAAAAGGCTTAAAGGGCAACTGTATCATGGAGGTGACTTCGTTGGAAATAACAATTGAGAAATTCAAGCCAAAAGTTACCCGGCCTTTTAAGAGGAAAAACGAATACTGGGTAAAGCTCATAGATGAGAGTGGCGAGTATATAATGAAGTTCAAAACCCCTCTGGAGGCTGAAGATGCAATATACGGGCTTCTTGATCTTCAGGTTTACGGTGGCAAAGTTAAGCTAAAGCTTAGAGAGGGGAACGTCATAGAAGATATTCAAATTCTTGAACTCTATAAGCCCTCTGCAAA
The Thermococcus sp. 2319x1 DNA segment above includes these coding regions:
- a CDS encoding ABC transporter ATP-binding protein; protein product: MDAVEVFDLKKRYPKKIPLPLRKVEWVEAVKGISFKVKKGELFGLLGPNGAGKTTTIKMLTTLLEPTEGEVKILGYDIRKDAREIRKRINLVAEGERTLYWRLSAYENLKYFARIYYVPKREEKERIEELLRLVGLWERKDDLVMNYSRGMKQRLAIAKALINDPDVLFLDEPTLGLDVQSSIFVREFIRKLVDEKGKTVLLTTHYMAEAEQLCDRIAIMDQGKIIALDTPEGLKKLVKDEDAVEIRLKWEGTFDGLPWGIAVVEEDSERGIITLRGQVDEEELPKLVEWLVKKGAKIISVEQKEPTLEDVFIKLTGRGLRD